In Penicillium oxalicum strain HP7-1 chromosome I, whole genome shotgun sequence, a single window of DNA contains:
- a CDS encoding CDP-diacylglycerol--serine O-phosphatidyltransferase, whose protein sequence is MSRRKSNMATSNSNGDGGQEKQKMLLSSEQGHFSLVKALHLADLVTELNVMSVFSSMRYCLGDPSDYGALWAALGFMPFGLFFDFMDGKIARWRKKSSLMGQELDSLADLISFGLSPAAAAFAMGIRTPFDHFLLAFFVLCGLTRLARFNVTVAVLPKDKTGKSKYFEGTPIPTTLSIASLMAYWVSQGWTHENIPLGVVAPGTPFEFHPVVLLFVLSGCLMVSKTIHIPKP, encoded by the exons ATGTCTCGCCGAAAGTCCAATATGGCCACAAGCAACTCAAATGGGGACGGGG GCCAAGAGAAGCAGAAGATGCTTTTGTCCTCGGAGCAAGGTCACTTCAGTTTGGTCAA GGCTCTTCACCTGGCTGATCTGGTAACGGAGCTCAATG TCATGTCCGTCTTCTCCTCCATGCGTTATTGCCTCGGCGATCCGTCTGATTACGGCGCGTTGTGGGCGGCTCTGGGCTTCATGCCATTcggtcttttctttgatttcATGGACGGCAAAATTGCTCGGTGGCGGAAGAAGTCCTCGCTTATGGGCCAGGAGCTTGACTCGCTCGCTGATTTG ATCTCTTTCGGTCTTTCCCCCGCCGCTGCCGCCTTTGCCATGGGCATTCGCACCCCGTTCGATCACTTCCTCCTCGCCTTTTTCGTCCTCTGCGGCTTGACCCGCCTGGCCCGTTTCAATGTTACCGTCGCAGTACTGCCCAAGGACAAGACTGGGAAGTCGAAATATTTTGAAGGCACTCCCATCCCCACGACTTTGTCTATTGCTTCTCTCATGGCTTATTGGGTTTCCCAGGGCTGGACCCATGAAAACATTCCTCTTGGCGTCGTGGCTCCGGGTACCCCCTTCGAGTTCCATCCTGTGGTTCTCTTGTTCGTGCTTTCTGGCTGTCTGATGGTGAGCAAAACGATACACATTCCTAAGCCTTAG